The Lytechinus pictus isolate F3 Inbred chromosome 15, Lp3.0, whole genome shotgun sequence genome contains a region encoding:
- the LOC129278062 gene encoding procollagen galactosyltransferase 2-like, producing MMAKMRSSCIYLQLFCCILLGLFTRITWVLAATSSPEVEAEIKMKKPTVFIPILARNKAHTLPHFFGYLERLNYPKDRIHLWIRADHSVDNTIPMLKEWIQKVSHLYHTVDYAFEENPKVYALEKGPHDWPAARFNHLITLRDDALQEARNVWADYFYTMDVDNFVWDQDILATLMSENKTIIAPMLQSTTYYSNFWGGVTSKGFYKRTKEYVKIVKRNVTGCFKVPMVHSTYLINLNHDATDQLTYRPLRDFLQDLDDMLTFAHSARKAGKKPIMLYFIWDQRCISL from the exons ATGATGGCGAAAATGCGGAGTTCTTGTATCTATTTACAGCTCTTCTGCTGTATTTTGCTGGGATTATTCACGAGGATTACGTGGGTGTTAGCGGCGACATCATCGCCGGAAGTTGAAGCCgaaataaagatgaagaaaccGACTGTTTTCATTCCGATATTAGCTCGGAACAAGGCACATACCTTGCCCCATTTCTTCGGGTACCTGGAACGACTCAACTACCCAAAAGATCGCATTCACTTGTG GATCCGTGCTGATCACAGTGTAGACAACACCATCCCTATGTTGAAGGAATGGATTCAGAAAGTTTCCCATCTCTACCACACTGTTGATTATGCCTTTGAGGAGAACCCTAAGGTTTATGCCTTAGAGAAAGGCCCTCATGATTGGCCTGCAGCAAGGTTTAATCATCTGATCACTCTCAGAGATGATGCTCTCCAAGAAGCTCGTAATGTGTGGGCTGATTACTTCTAT ACCATGGATGTTGACAACTTTGTTTGGGACCAGGACATCTTGGCTACTTTGATGAGTGAGAATAAAACCATCATCGCACCCATGCTTCAGTCTACAACATACTATTCTAACTTCTGGGGTGGAGTCACATCAAAA GGATTTTACAAGCGTACCAAGGAGTATGTGAAGATTGTCAAGCGTAACGTGACAGGATGTTTTAAGGTTCCAATGGTTCATTCTACCTACCTGATCAATCTCAATCATGATGCTACAGACCAACTTACCTATAGACCCCTCAGAGATTTCCTTCAAGATCTTGATGACATGCTTACATTCGCTCATTCAGCAAGGAAAGCAGGTAAGAAACCAATCATGTTATATTTTATATGGGACCAGAGATGTATTTCTCTGTAA